Proteins from one Cicer arietinum cultivar CDC Frontier isolate Library 1 chromosome 3, Cicar.CDCFrontier_v2.0, whole genome shotgun sequence genomic window:
- the LOC101513017 gene encoding elongator complex protein 6: MEHKDLNLLNEALGHHNNLYGRFLLLEDSVDTSAAFVLHQILKRSFSSHPSSAVIFLALSNPFSHYDRILRKIGCNLAAQRDNNRFFFIDMLMLQCPDEGKPNHDRFAAVFEKIVRVINTLPQDNKKFVTVMIDDISFLEVAANGSLNDVLDFLHYCYTLTSEYGCAFVALDHKDIYLNEEKPAIILEMEHLADILVKAEPLATGLAKDVHGQLMVLHKQTQHQHGISPVKIHNFHFKIKENSIDCFYPGTKI, translated from the exons atggaacacAAAGATTTGAACCTTCTGAATGAAGCTTTAGGTCATCACAACAATCTATACGGTCGCTTCCTTCTTTTAGAAGACTCTGTTGACACAAGCGCTGCTTTCGTTCTTCACCAAATCCTCAAACGCTCTTTCTCTTCACACCCTTCTTCTGCTGTTATCTTTCTCGCACTCTCCAACCCTTTCTCTCACTACGACCGTATTCTCAGAAAAATT GGTTGCAACTTGGCTGCTCAGAGAGATAATAATAGATTCTTTTTCATTGACATGCTTATGTTGCAGTGTCCAG ATGAAGGAAAACCCAATCATGATCGATTTGCTgctgtgtttgagaaaatagtAAGAGTGATCAATACATTACCTCAAGACAACAAGAAATTTGTTACTGTCATGATAGACGATATCTCTTTTCTTGAAGTTGCTGCTAACGGCTCTTTGAATGATGTTTTAGACTTCCTTCATTATTGCTACACGCTAACATCAGAATAT GGTTGTGCATTCGTTGCACTTGACCATAAggatatttatttgaatgaaGAGAAGCCTGCTATTATCTTAGAGATGGAGCACCTTGCTGACATTTTGGTCAAGGCTGAACCATTGGCCACTGGTTTGGCAAAAGATGTGCATGGGCAG TTGATGGTGTTACATAAGCAAACTCAACATCAACATGGAATTTCACCTGTTAAGATTCACAACTTCCACTTCAAGATCAAGGAAAATAGCATCGATTGTTTTTATCCTGGCACAAAAATCTAG